The following proteins are co-located in the Tachysurus vachellii isolate PV-2020 chromosome 17, HZAU_Pvac_v1, whole genome shotgun sequence genome:
- the epdl2 gene encoding ependymin, giving the protein MQLCYFVFSLGTMQTSLVLTIILSLLLGAFAQKPHHCKSPPYLQGKLAVDFPEGKTMVYEQFSYDALEQRIRVVAAGKEGEHDVFMDRLLLFREKVYYDIIYHNKTCVKNYLDAAFVPIAIPSDAKHRAQVVLGSLSAPAEGLLVNNWVGSDAEIKANYSLTFTEFGCIPVVTVYHIDGMGHFLSSFFDMVVGIDDPAVFIPPAFCFSKNLVESKGGKATNHFTALL; this is encoded by the exons ATGCAattatgttattttgtgttcagTCTTGGAACCATGCAGACTTCTTTAGTGCTTACAATCATCCTGAGCTTGCTGCTCGGTGCCTTCGCTCAGAAACCACACCACTGCA AGTCACCGCCATACCTCCAGGGAAAGTTAGCTGTA GACTTTCCTGAGGGGAAGACGATGGTGTATGAGCAGTTCTCCTACGACGCTTTGGAACAGAGGATTCGTGTTGTTGCAGCTGGGAAGGAAGGCGAGCATGACGTGTTCATGGATCGACTTCTGCTTTTCAGAGAA AAAGTTTACTATGACATCATTTACCACAACAAAACCTGTGTTAAGAATTATCTCGATGCCGCATTCGTTCCCATTGCAATTCCATCTGATGCTAAGCACAGGGCCCAGGTTGTCCTGGGAAGCCTGTCTGCTCCCGCGGAGGGCCTGCTGGTCAACAACTGGGTGGGATCAGATGCTGAGATAAAAG CAAACTACTCCCTGACCTTTACAGAGTTCGGCTGCATTCCCGTCGTCACCGTGTATCACATCGATGGCATGGGTCACTTTCTGTCAAG CTTCTTCGACATGGTCGTTGGCATCGACGATCCCGCAGTCTTTATTCCTCCAGCTTTCTGTTTCTCTAAAAACCTGGTGGAGAGCAAAGGTGGCAAAGCAACGAACCACTTCACCGCTCTTCTCTAA
- the otub1a gene encoding ubiquitin thioesterase OTUB1a, with protein sequence MADEEQQQEGMSPKEIDGLNCLAYDEAIIAQQDRIQQEIATSIPLVSDQQDLAILKKEYAEDDTIYQQKIRDLQKKYSFIRKTRPDGNCFYRAFGFAYLETLLDDSKELQRFKAIAAKSKLDLVSQGFTEFTIEDFHNTFMDLIEVCDKQPTVAELLNSFNEQSVSDYLVVYLRLVTSGYLQREDEFFQYFIEGGRTVREFCQQEVEPMSKESDHIHIIALAQALSVCILVEYMDRGEGGTVNHHIFPEDGEPKVFLLYRPGHYDILYK encoded by the exons ATGGCGgacgaagaacaacaacaagaagGAATGTCTCCAAAGGAAATCGATG GATTGAATTGTCTCGCGTATGATGAAGCTATTATTGCCCAACAAGACAGGATTCAGCAAGAG ATTGCAACCAGCATTCCGCTCGTCTCAGATCAACAGGATCTAGCTATACTTAAAAAAGAATATGCTGAAGATGACACAATTTATCAGCAAAAAATAAGG GATTTACAGAAGAAGTACTCGTTCATTCGAAAGACGCGGCCCGACGGAAACTGCTTCTACAGAGCCTTCGGTTTTGCGTATTTAGAGACATTGCTGGACGATAGTAAAGAACTACAAAG GTTCAAAGCCATTGCTGCCAAGAGCAAGCTGGACCTCGTGAGTCAAGGCTTCACAGAGTTCACCATCGAAGATTTTCACAACACG TTCATGGACCTGATCGAGGTGTGCGATAAGCAGCCGACTGTAGCAGAGCTGCTCAACTCCTTCAACGAGCAGAGCGTGTCCGACTACCTGGTGGTGTATCTGCGCCTCGTGACTTCAGGCTACCTGCAGAGAGAGGATGAGTTCTTCCAGTACTTTATAGAAGGCGGACGCACCGTGCGAGAATTCTGCCAACAG GAGGTGGAGCCCATGTCCAAAGAAAGCGACCACATCCACATCATCGCTCTAGCGCAGGCCCTGAGCGTGTGTATCCTGGTGGAGTACATGGATCGAGGGGAGGGAGGCACAGTCAACCACCACATCTTCCCCGAGGATGGGGAACCCAAAGTTTTCCTCTTGTACAGGCCAGGTCACTACGACATCCTTTACAAATAG
- the LOC132859549 gene encoding cytochrome c oxidase subunit 8A, mitochondrial, with product MSALLRGLVRIRSAPALQGTAITQRANITSKPAKDAVGAAETVFGLALFAMAILAPSGWVLSNLESYKKKEV from the exons ATGTCCGCACTGCTCAGAGGACTCGTCCGAATCCGCTCAGCTCCTGCTCTGCAGGGGACAGCCATCACCCAGCGGGCTAACATTACAAGTAAACCCGCAAAGGATGCTGTAGGAGCAGCC GAGACAGTATTCGGCCTTGCGTTGTTTGCAATGGCCATCCTGGCTCCATCTGGTTGGGTCCTGTCTAACCTTGAGAGCTACAAAAAGAAGGAGGTCTGA
- the slc22a6l gene encoding solute carrier family 22 member 6: MVFADLLEQVGSLGRFQMIHVTLLSTPILMMASHNLLQNFIAAVPPHHCTVHANLSASTMGPAETLLLSVPLDEQGKLERCRRYVNPQWNLLSNSSEDHEENEIEMEGCMDGWSYNKTDMSSTIITEWDLVCDLKSLKQMSQTIYMGGVLLGALVFGGLSDKFGRRILLLISYLLLAVTGTCIAFASSFSIFCMFRFFSGMALSGIILNSFSLIVEWIPTRIRTVVGTMTGYCYTTGQLILAAVAYNIRDWRWLTLAVSLPFYVFFLYSWWFLESARWLVLTKKPEEAVKNLKTVARINGRQTECDKINLELLQESMKKELSCTKVNHSALDLVRTRSMRSITVCLSAVWFSTSFSYYGLSMDLQKFGVNIYLIQVIFGAVDIPAKIAVTVAMSTLGRRISLCVSLVLSGIAIFANMIVPSELQVLRTSLAVLGKGCLAASFNCCYLYSGELYPTVVRQNGMGWVSTMARLGGMVAPMVLLISEAFTWAPGLIYGGAPIVSGVFAYFLPETLNIPLPDTIHDAEERGLKKRNFKTSSKKEEVTLKDQCDIPLKESA; the protein is encoded by the exons ATGGTGTTCGCAGACCTGCTTGAGCAGGTGGGCAGCCTGGGCCGTTTCCAGATGATCCATGTCACCCTGCTCTCCACACCTATCCTCATGATGGCAAGTCACAACCTGCTGCAGAACTTCATCGCAGCCGTGCCTCCACACCACTGCACTGTCCATGCCAACCTGTCTGCTTCTACAATGGGTCCGGCTGAGACCTTGCTCCTCAGCGTGCCTCTGGACGAGCAGGGTAAATTGGAACGCTGTAGACGCTACGTAAATCCACAGTGGAACCTTTTGAGCAACAGCTCTGAGGACCATGAAGAGAACGAAATCGAAATGGagggatgtatggatggatggagttatAACAAGACTGACATGAGCTCAACCATTATTACAGAG TGGGATTTGGTGTGTGACTTAAAATCTCTGAAGCAAATGTCACAAACCATTTACATGGGAGGGGTGCTTTTGGGAGCATTGGTCTTTGGAGGACTGTCTGACAA GTTTGGCCGGCGTATTTTGCTCCTGATCTCTTACCTGCTTTTGGCAGTTACAGGGACATGCATCGCATTTGCATCCTCTTTCTCGATTTTCTGTATGTTCCGCTTCTTCAGTGGCATGGCCCTCTCTGGTATAATTCTCAACTCCTTCTCCCTCa TTGTGGAGTGGATCCCCACTCGCATACGAACTGTGGTGGGTACAATGACAGGTTACTGTTACACCACTGGGCAGCTGATCCTGGCAGCGGTGGCTTATAACATCCGAGACTGGCGCTGGCTCACTCTGGCCGTCTCTCTACCTTTCTATGTTTTCTTCCTCTACTCATG GTGGTTCTTGGAGTCTGCAAGGTGGCTTGTTCTTACCAAGAAGCCTGAGGAGGCTGTTAAAAATCTTAAAACTGTAGCTCGGATCAATGGCCGCCAGACTGAGTGTGACAAAATCAATCTTGAG TTGCTACAGGAATCAATGAAGAAGGAGCTGTCTTGTACAAAGGTCAATCATAGTGCTCTGGATCTTGTGCGGACACGCAGCATGAGATccatcactgtgtgtctcagtgcagtgtg GTTCTCGACAAGCTTTTCCTACTATGGTTTGTCGATGGATTTACAGAAATTTGGCGTGAACATATATTTGATTCAGGTGATCTTCGGTGCTGTGGACATTCCAGCCAAAATCGCTGTCACAGTAGCAATGAGTACTCTAGGACGCAGGATATCCCTGTGTGTATCACTGGTATTGTCTGGTATTGCCATTTTCGCCAATATGATAGTGCCTTCTG AACTACAGGTATTGCGTACCTCCTTGGCAGTACTTGGGAAAGGTTGTCTGGCTGCTTCCTTCAACTGCTGTTATCTTTACTCGGGAGAACTTTATCCCACAGTGGTCCG GCAGAACGGCATGGGATGGGTGTCTACGATGGCTCGTCTAGGGGGAATGGTGGCTCCAATGGTGCTTCTCATTTCCGAGGCATTCACCTGGGCCCCGGGTTTAATCTATGGAGGAGCTCCTATAGTGAGTGGAGTCTTTGCTTACTTCCTCCCAGAGACACTAAATATTCCACTTCCTGATACCATCCACGATGCTGAGGAAAG AGGTCTCAAGAAGAGAAATTTCAAAACCTCTTCCAAGAAGGAGGAAGTGACCCTGAAAGACCAGTGTGATATACCACTGAAGGAAAGTGCTTGA
- the pygma gene encoding glycogen phosphorylase, muscle form, protein MSKPLSDHERRKQISVRGLAGVENVSDLKTNFNRHLHFTLVKDRNVSTKRDYYFALAHTVRDHLVGRWIRTQQHYYEKDPKRVYYISLEFYMGRTLQNTMVNLALENACDEAVYQLGLDMEELEDIEEDAGLGNGGLGRLAACFLDSMATLGLAAYGYGIRYEFGIFNQKIENGWQIEEADDWLRYGNPWEKARPEYMRPVHFYGRTEHHPDGVKWVDTQVVLALPYDTPVPGYRNNIVNTMRLWSAKAPCDFNLKDFNVGGYIQAVLDRNLAENISRVLYPNDNFFEGKELRLKQEYFVVAATLQDTIRRFKASKFGSREIVRTDFTALPDKVAIQLNDTHPALAIPELMRVLVDEEKLPWDKAWDITVKTCAYTNHTVLPEALERWPIDLFQTLLPRHLEIIYEINRRHMERVASLYPGDMDRLCRMSLIEEGGIKRVNMAHLCIVGSHAVNGVAQIHSDILKASVFKDFYEMDPHKFQNKTNGITPRRWLVMCNTGLAEVIAERIGEDFIRDLGQLRKLHNFVNDDAFIRDIAKIKQENKLKFATHLEEHYKVKINPNSMFDIQVKRIHEYKRQLLNCLHIITFYNRIKKDPKKQWTPRTIMIGGKAAPGYHTAKMIIRLITAIGEVVNNDPVVGDRLKVIFLENYRVTLAEKVVPAADLSEQISTAGTEASGTGNMKFMLNGALTIGTMDGANVEMAEEAGEENLFIFGMRVDDVEAMDRKGYNASEYYNSIPELKQAIDQIAGGFFSPKQPDLFSGIVNMLMHHDRFKVFADYEDYMKCQDKVSALYKKPKEWTKKVIYNIAASGKFSSDRTIAQYAREIWGMEPSMEKLPAPDDPK, encoded by the exons cGTGTGTACTACATTTCACTGGAGTTCTACATGGGCCGTACTCTGCAGAACACTATGGTGAACCTGGCCTTAGAGAATGCTTGTGATGAGGCTGTGTACCAG CTGGGTCTGGACATGGAGGAGCTTGAGGATATTGAGGAGGATGCTGGACTGGGCAATGGAGGCTTGGGCCGTCTTGCTG CTTGCTTCCTGGACTCTATGGCCACTCTCGGTTTGGCTGCCTATGGCTACGGCATTCGCTATGAGTTTGGCATCTTCAACCAGAAAATTGAAAATGGCTGGCAG ATTGAAGAAGCTGATGATTGGCTACGCTATGGCAACCCCTGGGAGAAAGCCCGCCCTGAATACATGCGTCCCGTCCACTTCTACGGCAGGACAGAGCATCATCCAGATGGAGTCAAATGGGTAGACACTCAG GTTGTGTTGGCTTTGCCATATGACACTCCTGTGCCAGGCTACAGGAACAATATTGTGAACACCATGAGGCTTTGGTCTGCCAAGGCCCCTTGCGATTTCAACCTGAAAGACT TCAACGTTGGAGGCTACATCCAGGCCGTGCTGGACCGCAACTTGGCTGAGAACATTTCTCGAGTGCTGTATCCCAATGACAAT TTCTTTGAGGGGAAGGAGCTGCGTCTGAAGCAGGAGTACTTTGTAGTCGCTGCCACCCTCCAGGACACCATCCGTCGCTTTAAAGCCTCCAAATTTGGCTCCAGAGAGATTGTGCGTACCGACTTCACTGCTCTTCCTGATAAG GTGGCCATCCAGCTAAATGACACTCACCCTGCTCTTGCAATCCCTGAGCTGATGAGGGTGTTGGTGGATGAGGAGAAGCTGCCATGGGATAAG GCCTGGGATATCACTGTGAAGACTTGTGCCTACACCAACCACACAGTGCTGCCTGAGGCTTTGGAGCGCTGGCCTATTGACCTCTTCCAGACCCTGCTACCTCGCCACCTTGAGATTATTTACGAGATCAACCGTCGTCACATGGAG CGTGTGGCTTCCCTGTACCCTGGTGATATGGACCGCCTGTGCCGCATGTCTCTGATTGAGGAGGGAGGAATTAAAAGGGTCAACATGGCACACCTGTGCATCGTCGGCTCCCATGCAGTCAACGGTGTGGCACAAATTCACTCGGATATCCTCAAAGCTTCTGT TTTTAAGGACTTTTATGAGATGGACCCACACAAATTCCAGAACAAAACCAATGGCATCACCCCTCGTCGTTGGCTTGTGATGTGTAACACCGGCCTGGCTGAGGTTATTGCTGAG AGAATTGGAGAGGACTTCATTCGTGACCTGGGCCAGTTGAGAAAGCTGCACAACTTTGTTAACGACGATGCTTTCATTCGTGATATTGCCAAAATCAAACAG GAGAACAAGCTGAAGTTTGCCACTCACCTGGAGGAGCACTATAAAGTGAAAATCAACCCCAATTCCATGTTTGACATCCAAGTCAAGCGAATCCATGAGTATAAGAGACAACTGCTCAACTGCCTGCACATCATCACTTTCTACAACA GAATCAAAAAGGATCCCAAGAAGCAGTGGACTCCCAGAACCATTATGATTGGTGGAAAG GCTGCACCAGGCTACCACACAGCCAAGATGATCATTCGCCTGATCACAGCCATCGGTGAGGTGGTCAACAACGACCCGGTGGTGGGCGACCGCCTCAAAGTCATCTTCCTGGAGAACTACAGAGTCACTCTGGCTGAAAAAG TGGTCCCTGCTGCTGACCTGTCTGAGCAGATCTCAACTGCTGGTACAGAAGCTTCCGGAACAGGAAACATGAAGTTCATGCTGAACGGGGCCCTGACCATTGGAACCATGGATGGTGCCAATGTAGAGATGGCAGAAGAAGCTGGAGAGGAAAATCTCTTCATCTTTGGCATGAGAGTGGATGATGTGGAGGCCATGGACAGGAAGGG ATATAACGCGTCTGAATACTATAACAGTATTCCAGAGCTGAAGCAGGCCATTGATCAGATTGCAGGAGGTTTCTTCAGTCCCAAGCAGCCTGACCTCTTCAGTGGCATTGTCAATATGCTCATGCACCATGACAG ATTTAAGGTGTTTGCTGACTATGAAGACTACATGAAATGCCAAGATAAAGTCAGTGCCCTTTATAAG AAACCCAAGGAATGGACCAAGAAGGTGATTTACAACATCGCTGCATCTGGCAAGTTCTCCAGTGATCGCACCATTGCTCAGTATGCTCGTGAAATCTGGGGCATGGAACCAAGTATGGAGAAGCTCCCAGCTCCCGATGACCCAAAATAA